The following are encoded together in the Peromyscus leucopus breed LL Stock chromosome 1, UCI_PerLeu_2.1, whole genome shotgun sequence genome:
- the LOC114686876 gene encoding vomeronasal type-1 receptor 4-like — MKPILHLPVQDPCAQTTRINSMAATNVAIGVIFLSQTVTGILGNSYLLHYYLLLHFRGCRLRSTDYIQHHLLTANILSLLCNGVPQTMAAFGWKDIFWDIGCKLLSYLHRVGRTVSISSTCFLSVFQVITISPMGSTWSKCKLQAPRYIGSSTYLTWILSLLINIVFPVHITAKSSNTNITSLKEFGYCSAIRHDKVSDIFYSVLLTSPDVCFVGLMLWSSSSMVFILYRHKQRMKHIHRSNVSLRSSSETRATKTILLLVSTFVCFYTVSCLIHTHLALVYHPTWFMVNAAAIVSGCFPTVSPFLLMTCESSFCLQWARNRKY, encoded by the coding sequence ATGAAACCCATACTTCACCTTCCTGTGCAGGATCCTTGCGCTCAGACCACAAGAATCAACAGCATGGCAGCCACAAATGTGGCAATTGGAGTGATCTTCTTATCACAAACTGTCACTGGAATTCTGGGCAATTCCTATCTCCTCCACTATTATCTGTTGCTTCACTTCAGGGGGTGCAGGTTAAGGTCAACAGACTATATCCAGCATCACTTGCTTACGGCAAACATCTTAAGTCTACTGTGTAATGGAGTGCCCCAGACAATGGCAGCTTTTGGTTGGAAAGACATCTTCTGGGATATTGGGTGCAAACTACTTTCCTATCTCCACAGGGTGGGGAGGACAGTGTCCATCAGCAGCACCTGCTTCTTGAGTGTCTTCCAGGTTATTACTATCAGCCCCATGGGCTCAACATGGTCAAAATGTAAATTGCAAGCTCCCAGGTACATTGGCTCTTCCACATATCTGACCTGGATCCTGTCCCTTCTTATAAACATAGTTTTTCCTGTGCACATAACTGCGAAGTCCAGCAATACAAATATCACAAGTCTAAAAGAGTTTGGATACTGTTCCGCTATCCGTCATGACAAAGTCAGTGACATCTTCTATTCAGTATTACTCACAAGTCCTGATGTGTGTTTTGTGGGCCTGATGCTTTGGTCCAGCAGCTCCATGGTTTTCATCCTCTACAGACACAAGCAGAGAATGAAGCACATTCACAGGAGCAATGTCTCCCTCAGGTCCTCCTCTGAGACCAGAGCCACAAAGACCATTCTTCTCTTGGTGAGCACCTTTGTATGTTTTTACACAGTTTCCTGCCTCATACATACTCATTTAGCTCTTGTCTATCATCCCACATGGTTCATGGTAAATGCTGCTGCAATTGTCTCTGGGTGTTTCCCAACTGTGAGCCCCTTTCTGCTGATGACCTGTGAATCTTCATTCTGTCTTCAATGGGCAAGGAATAGAAAATACTAA